Proteins from one Haliaeetus albicilla chromosome 4, bHalAlb1.1, whole genome shotgun sequence genomic window:
- the PNKD gene encoding probable hydrolase PNKD isoform X2, producing MQRGCRAPTRPTMAAALSGLRGLLAAAGPAAGPARPWTRPAPPGTRLLGQSCRQPAGPRASPEPGSGGLPEGVEYIPTRKKGKNPMKPVGVAWYSLYAHTRLGYLFYQRQVKKARERYPHGHSAPQPCCFPGMKILPIPVLSNNYSYLVIDTGSGQAAVIDPSDPLAVQAAIEEEGVMLEAIFCTHKHWDHSGGNAALRQRHSSCKVYGSTLDAIPELTNPLADREKVRVGSLTFEALATPGHTVGHMVYVLDGGPFGGPPCLFSGDLLFLAGCGRLFEGSPETMLASLDVAVGLGEDTLLWPGHEYALECLTFASLLELDNPALEQKLQWVTQQRQEKRSTCPSTLGEEQTYNPFLRTHRPELQAALGLRRGGGEHPDAFRARVLKEVRRRKDLYKAT from the exons ATGCAGCGGGGCTGCCGCGCACCCACACGGCCCACCATGGCGGCGGCGCTCAGCGGACTGCGGG ggctgctggcagcagcagggccggcagcaggtcctgccaggCCCTGGACCCGGCCGGCCCCCCCGGGCACACGGCTcctcgggcagagctgccgccAGCCGGCGGGGCCACGGGCCAGCCCGGAGCCTGGCAGCGGGGGGCTCCCCGAGGGAGTGGAGTACATCCCCACACGCAAGAAGGGCAAGAACCCGATGAAGCCGGTGGGGGTGGCCTG GTACAGCCTGTACGCCCACACGCGGCTGGGCTATCTCTTCTACCAGCGGCAGGTGAAGAAGGCCCGGGAGCGGTACCCCCACGGCCACTCcgcaccccagccctgctgcttccCCG GGATGAAAATCCTGCCCATTCCCGTGCTCTCCAACAACTACAGCTACCTGGTGATCGACACTGGCTCTGGCCAGGCGGCCGTCATCGACCCCTCTGACCCACTGGCCGTGCAG GCTGCCATTGAAGAAGAGGGGGTGATGCTGGAGGCCATATTCTGCACCCACAAACACTG GGACCACAGCGGGGGGAATGCGGCACTGCGCCAGCGGCACAGCTCCTGCAAGGTGTATGGCAGCACTCTTGATGCCATCCCAGAGCTCACCAA CCCGCTTGCGGACAGGGAGAAGGTGAGGGTGGGCAGCCTGACCTTCGAGGCGCTCGCCACGCCTGGCCACACCGTGGGCCATATGGTGTACGTGCTGGATGGGGGGCCCTTCGGCGGCCCCCCCTGCCTCTTCTCTGGGGACCTCCTCTTCCTTGCTGGCTGCG GCAGGCTGTTTGAGGGCTCCCCTGAGACCATGCTCGCCTCCCTGGACGTGGCCGTGGGCTTGGGCGAGGACACGCTGCTGTGGCCGG GCCACGAATACGCGCTGGAGTGCCTGACCTTCGCCAGCCTTCTGGAGCTGGAcaaccccgcgctggagcagaAGCTGCAGTGGGTGACGCAGCAGCGCCAGGAGAAGAGGAGCACG TGCCCCTCCACACTGGGGGAGGAACAGACCTACAACCCCTTCCTGCGGACCCACCGGCCGGAGCTGCAGGCAGCGCTGGGGCtgcggcggggtgggggggagcacCCCGATGCCTTCCGCGCCCGCGTCCTCAAGGAGGTGCGGAGGCGCAAGGACCTCTACAAAGCCACCTAG
- the TMBIM1 gene encoding protein lifeguard 3 → MAQPTAPPPYDDKNPLYPPPPGGYPQPPHYAGGYPQPGGYPAAGGYMQPGGYPAAGGYPQPGMTMPTMPIRFGDDGIGDGSPLQSADWDDRKVRHTFIRKVYAIISLQLLVTVGIIAVFTFVSPVRSFVQRNVAIYYASYAVFLVTYLVLACCQGPRRRFPWNIILLTIFTLAMGLMTGTIASMYRTNAVLIAMLITAIVAIIVTIFCFQTKVDFTSCPGLFCVLGIVVMVTGIVTAIVLSFKYVPWLHMLYAAIGAIAFTLFLAYDTQLVLGNRKNTLSPEEYVYGALTIYTDIVYIFTFILQIVGRD, encoded by the exons ATGGCACAGCCCACTGCACCCCCCCCCTACGATGACAAGAACCCCCTCTATCCCCCACCCCCGGGAGGgtacccccagcccccccactATGCCGGGGGGTACCCGCAGCCCGGGGGATACCCTGCAGCAGGGGGGTACATGCAGCCAGGGGGGTACCCAGCAGCAGGGGGGTACCCCCAGCCGGGAATGACCATGCCCACCATGCCTATTCGGTTCG GTGATGATGGCATTGGGGATGGCTCCCCCCTCCAGTCGGCTGACTGGGATGACAGGAAAGTTCGGCACACCTTCATCCGCAAG GTCTACGCCATCATCTCTCTGCAGCTACTGGTGACGGTGGGGATCATCGCCGTGTTCACCTTTGT CTCCCCTGTCCGCTCCTTCGTCCAGAGGAATGTCGCCATCTACTACGCCTCGTA TGCCGTGTTCCTGGTGACCTACCTGGTGCTGGCCTGCTGCCAGGGTCCCCG GAGACGCTTCCCCTGGAACATCATCCTGCTGACCATCTTC ACACTGGCCATGGGGCTGATGACAGGGACAATCGCCAG CATGTATCGGACCAATGCCGTCCTGATCGCCATGCTCATCACCGCCATCGTGGCCATCATTGTCACCATCTTCTGCTTCCAGACCAAG GTTGATTTTACGTCGTGTCCGGGGCTCTTCTGCGTGCTAGGCATTGTGGTCATGGTGACCGGGATTGTCACTGCCATCGTCCTTTCCTTCAAATAT GTCCCCTGGCTCCATATGCTGTACGCGGCCATCGGCGCCATCGCCTTCACCCTG TTCCTTGCCTATGACACCCAACTTGTGCTGGGGAACAGGAAGAACACACTGAGCCCCGAGGAGTATGTCTACGGTGCCCTCACCATCTACACCGACATTGTCTACATCTTCACCTTCATCCTGCAGATCGTGGGCCGGGATTAG
- the PNKD gene encoding probable hydrolase PNKD isoform X1: MAAGRGGRCPAHGGAALRAAAAAAAGARGLGAACLRRCLPLCRLARRAAAALMALAGPLLFRVGYSLYAHTRLGYLFYQRQVKKARERYPHGHSAPQPCCFPGMKILPIPVLSNNYSYLVIDTGSGQAAVIDPSDPLAVQAAIEEEGVMLEAIFCTHKHWDHSGGNAALRQRHSSCKVYGSTLDAIPELTNPLADREKVRVGSLTFEALATPGHTVGHMVYVLDGGPFGGPPCLFSGDLLFLAGCGRLFEGSPETMLASLDVAVGLGEDTLLWPGHEYALECLTFASLLELDNPALEQKLQWVTQQRQEKRSTCPSTLGEEQTYNPFLRTHRPELQAALGLRRGGGEHPDAFRARVLKEVRRRKDLYKAT; the protein is encoded by the exons ATGgccgcggggcgcggggggcggtGCCCGGCGCATGGCGGGGCTGCgctgcgggcggcggcggcggcggcggccggtgCCCGCGGGCTGGGGGCCGCCTGCCTGCGCCGCTGCCTGCCCCTCTGCCGCCTCGCCCGCCGCGCCGCTGCCGCCCTCATGGCCCTCGCTGGCCCGCTGCTGTTCCGCGTGGG GTACAGCCTGTACGCCCACACGCGGCTGGGCTATCTCTTCTACCAGCGGCAGGTGAAGAAGGCCCGGGAGCGGTACCCCCACGGCCACTCcgcaccccagccctgctgcttccCCG GGATGAAAATCCTGCCCATTCCCGTGCTCTCCAACAACTACAGCTACCTGGTGATCGACACTGGCTCTGGCCAGGCGGCCGTCATCGACCCCTCTGACCCACTGGCCGTGCAG GCTGCCATTGAAGAAGAGGGGGTGATGCTGGAGGCCATATTCTGCACCCACAAACACTG GGACCACAGCGGGGGGAATGCGGCACTGCGCCAGCGGCACAGCTCCTGCAAGGTGTATGGCAGCACTCTTGATGCCATCCCAGAGCTCACCAA CCCGCTTGCGGACAGGGAGAAGGTGAGGGTGGGCAGCCTGACCTTCGAGGCGCTCGCCACGCCTGGCCACACCGTGGGCCATATGGTGTACGTGCTGGATGGGGGGCCCTTCGGCGGCCCCCCCTGCCTCTTCTCTGGGGACCTCCTCTTCCTTGCTGGCTGCG GCAGGCTGTTTGAGGGCTCCCCTGAGACCATGCTCGCCTCCCTGGACGTGGCCGTGGGCTTGGGCGAGGACACGCTGCTGTGGCCGG GCCACGAATACGCGCTGGAGTGCCTGACCTTCGCCAGCCTTCTGGAGCTGGAcaaccccgcgctggagcagaAGCTGCAGTGGGTGACGCAGCAGCGCCAGGAGAAGAGGAGCACG TGCCCCTCCACACTGGGGGAGGAACAGACCTACAACCCCTTCCTGCGGACCCACCGGCCGGAGCTGCAGGCAGCGCTGGGGCtgcggcggggtgggggggagcacCCCGATGCCTTCCGCGCCCGCGTCCTCAAGGAGGTGCGGAGGCGCAAGGACCTCTACAAAGCCACCTAG
- the LOC104321584 gene encoding LOW QUALITY PROTEIN: natural resistance-associated macrophage protein 1-like (The sequence of the model RefSeq protein was modified relative to this genomic sequence to represent the inferred CDS: inserted 2 bases in 1 codon): MLPPSPGGPAAGTPRRGMEPPPECRQESPALTEAAAEFLRLIGPEELERCLFAETLEVVAAGDQPRDRAGGQRWVAARWAPYERAGEPVRSCLLVQAGTRSRQDGVPGSSTLIAYVTPQLETLEQEEQERLELRAHTVERRTHMVSHQHGMTVTKTLREGEAEPQCWSFSYGRDKIRGLLPEGASLLLLRVLACQQAVPSGLIFPAIDTEGHLCTSSYRALGIQRQAVGSVEAEVFVIERAVHASTGISTVWHSSFLPSGRLARLVQVGCPMLVLLQDESVLGETGTEGGRLVPPSTSSPCLLSGSRVGNTLLCLSAARCGRAPTPLPQTAPGLGGGHPALLLVPGQEGLTGSLNQGQAQTYGTVGSPVPLQHPGTRDQTYLDELISIPKGGGPGFSFRKLWAFTGPGFLMSIAYLDPGNVESDLQCGAVAGFKLLWVLLWATVLGLLCQRLAIRLGVVTGKDLGEICYLYYPKVPRVLLWLMIEIAIIGSDMQEVIGTAIAFSLLSAGRIPLWGGVLITIVDTLFFLFLDKYGLRKLEAFFGLLITIMALTFGYEVKGGAGDTTFPAGCWQGTPTGRPHCHWAAAXGGGQLTVPLPTGPQYVVVRPGQVEVLKGIFLPYCPGCGREELLQAVGIVGAIIMPHNIFLHSSLVKTREIDRSKKEAVREANMYFLTESCVALFVSFLINLFVMAVFGEAFYRQRNEDVHNKCVNSSISQYASIFPNNNETVSVDIYQGGVILGCYFGAVALYIWAIGILAAGQSSTMTGTYAGQFVMEGFLQLRWSRFARVVFTRSFAILPTVFVAAFKDVSHLTGMNDLLNVLQSILLPFAVLPVLTFTSLRPLMQDFTNGLLGKVLMILITGLVCAINIYFVVDFLPTLRGLGYHIPLGLLLAAYVAFVAYLIWTCSIAHGARFLARGHHGRFSFGVSLDQPGLAGTR; this comes from the exons ATGCTGCCCCCCTCACCTGGGGGTCCGGCAGCAGGAACCCCCAGGCGAGGCATGGAGCCCCCCCCCGAGTGCCGGCAGGAGAGCCCAGCCCTGACGGAGGCAGCCGCCGAGTTCCTGAGACTCATcg GGCCGGAGGAGCTGGAGCGCTGCCTGTTCGCCGAGACGCTGGAGGTGGTGGCCGCAGGCGACCAGCCACGGGACCGGGCCGGGGGCCAGCGGTGGGTGGCAGCCCGGTGGGCACCCTACGAGCGGGCGGGAGAGCCGGTGCGGAGCTGCCTCCTGGTGCAAGCCGGCACCCGCAGCAGGCAGGACGGCGTGCCCGGCTCCAGCACCCTCATAG cctATGTGACCCCGCAGCTGGAGAccctggagcaggaggagcaggagcgcCTGGAG CTCAGAGCACACACAGTGGAGAGGAGGACCCATATGGTGAGCCACCAGCATGGGATGACTGTCACAAAGACCCTCCGAGAGGGAGAg gcagagccACAGTGCTGGAGCTTCTCCTACGGCCGGGACAAGATACGGGGGCTGCTGCCGGAGGGtgccagcctcctgctgctgcgGGTGCTGGCGTGCCAGCAGGCAGTGCCCTCCGGCCTCATCTTCCCGGCCATCGACACTGAGGGCCACCTCTGCACCTCCAGCTAC CGTGCCCTGGGCATCCAGCGGCAGGCAGTGGGCTCAGTGGAGGCAGAGGTGTTTGTGATCGAGCGAGCTGTGCATGCCAGCACAGGCATCTCCACCGTGTGGCACAGCAGCTTCCTCCCCAGCGG GCGTTTGGCCCGTCTGGTGCAGGTCGGCTGCCCGATGCTGGTGCTTCTGCAGGATGAGTCCGTCCTCGGCGAGACAGGTACTGAGGGGGGGAGGCTTGTGCCCCCCAGCACaagcagcccctgcctgctgtCTGGCAGCCGAGTGGGGAACACCCTGCTCTGTCTTTCTGCTGCCAGGTGCGGTCgagcccccaccccccttccccaaacAGCCCCTGGACTGGGAGGAGGAcatccagctctgctcctggtTCCTGGACAGGAAG gcctcaCCGGGTCCCTGAACCAGGGCCAAGCCCAGACTTATGGCACCGTTGGGAGCCCTGtgcccctgcagcaccctggcACCCGGGATCAGACCTACCTGGATGAACTCATCAGCATCCCCAAGGGCGGCGGG CCCGGTTTCAGCTTTAGGAAACTCTGGGCTTTCACCGGTCCCGGCTTCCTCATGAGCATCGCCTACCTGGACCCGGGCAACGTGGAGTCGGACCTGCAGTGCGGGGCAGTGGCGGGGTTCAAG ctgctgtgggtgctgctgtGGGCCACCGTCCTGGGGCTGCTGTGCCAGCGCCTGGCCATCCGGCTGGGTGTGGTGACGGGGAAGGACCTGGGTGAGATTTGCTACCTCTACTACCCCAAG GTGCCCCGCGTGCTGCTCTGGCTCATGATCGAGATTGCCATCATCGGCTCTGACATGCAGGAGGTGATCGGGACAGCCATCGCCTTCAGCCTGCTCTCAGCCGGCCG CATCCCCCTCTGGGGTGGGGTCCTCATCACCATCGTGGAcaccctcttcttcctcttccttgaCAAGTACG GGCTCCGCAAACTGGAGGCTTTCTTCGGCCTTCTCATCACCATCATGGCCTTGACCTTCGGCTATGAGGTGAaggggggagctggggacacCACTTTCCCTGCAGGTTGCTGGCAGGGGACCCCCACGGGGCGTCCCCACTGTcactgggctgcagc gggtggGGGCCAGCTCACAGTGCCCCTTCCCACCGGTCCCCAGTACGTGGTGGTGAGGCCGGGGCAGGTGGAGGTGCTGAAGGGCATTTTCCTGCCCTACTGCCCGGGCTGCGGGCGAGAGGAGCTGCTCCAGGCCGTGGGCATCGTTGGCGCCATCATTATGCCCCATAACATCTTCCTCCACTCCTCCTTGGTCAAG ACACGGGAGATCGACCGGTCCAAGAAGGAGGCGGTGCGGGAGGCCAACATGTATTTCCTGACCGAGTCCTGCGTGGCCCTCTTTGTCTCCTTCCTCATCAACCTCTTCGTCATGGCTGTCTTCGGCGAGGCTTTCTACCGCCAGCGAAACGAGGATGTA CACAACAAGTGTGTCAACAGCAGCATCAGCCAGTATGCCAGCATCTTCCCCAACAACAACGAGACGGTCTCTGTGGATATCTACCAGGGG GGTGTCATCCTGGGATGCTATTTCGGGGCGGTGGCACTGTACATCTGGGCCATTGGGATCCTCGCAGCAGGACAGAGCTCCACGATGACCGGGACCTACGCAGGGCAGTTTGTCATGGAG GGCTTCCTGCAGCTCCGCTGGTCCCGCTTCGCCCGGGTGGTCTTCACCCGCTCCTTCGCCATCCTGCCCACCGTCTTTGTGGCCGCCTTCAAGGATGTCAGCCACCTCACGGGCATGAATGACCTGCTCAACGTCCTGCAGAGCATCTtg ctgccctTTGCCGTCCTGCCCGTCCTCACCTTCACCAGCCTGCGCCCGCTCATGCAGGACTTCACCAACGGCCT cctggggaaggtgcTGATGATCCTCATCACGGGGCTGGTCTGCGCCATCAATATCTACTTCGTGGTGGACTTTCTGCCCACGCTGCGGGGCCTGGGGTACCACATACCCCTGggcctgctgctggctgcctaCGTGGCCTTCGTCGCCTACCTG ATCTGGACCTGCAGCATCGCGCATGGAGCCCGATTCCTGGCCCGGGGCCACCACGGCCGGTTCAGCTTCGGCGTCTCCCTCGACCAgccggggctggcagggacccgGTAA
- the CTDSP1 gene encoding carboxy-terminal domain RNA polymerase II polypeptide A small phosphatase 1: MEHQSIIAQVSREEGSAPLQEKGTQAPAKKPRSRSILQSLFCCLCRDEGEPCAGTTSAPLLVEENGALPKAAVKHLLPEIKPQDASKLCVVIDLDETLVHSSFKPVNNADFIIPVEIDGIMHQVYVLKRPHVDEFLQRMGELFECVLFTASLAKYADPVADLLDKWGAFRARLFRESCVFHRGNYVKDLSRLGRDLRRIIIVDNSPASYIFHPDNAVPVASWFDNMADTELLDLLPFFERLSKVEDVYAVLKKQRTNS, translated from the exons aTGGAGCACCAGTCCATCATCGCCCAGGTtagcagggaggaggggagcgcCCCGCTGCAGGAGAAAG GTACCCAGGCCCCCGCCAAGAAGCCGCGGAGCCGCAGCATCCTCCagtccctcttctgctgcctgtgccGCGATGAGGGGGAGCCCTGCGCCGGCACCACCAGCGCCCCGCTGCTGGTGGAGGAGAACGGGGCCCTGCCCAAG GCCGCCGTCAAACACCTCCTGCCTGAGATCAAGCCGCAGGACGCCAGCAAGCTGTGCGTGGTCATCGACCTGGACGAGACGTTGGTGCACAGCTCCTTCAAG CCGGTGAACAACGCCGACTTCATCATTCCCGTGGAAATCGATGGCATCATGCACCAG GTGTATGTGCTCAAGCGGCCGCACGTGGACGAGTTCCTGCAGCGCATGGGTGAGCTCTTCGAGTGCGTGCTCTTCACCGCCAGCCTGGCCaag TACGCGGACCCTGTGGCCGACCTGCTGGATAAATGGGGGGCTTTCCGGGCACGGCTTTTCCGGGAATCCTGCGTCTTCCATCGCGGCAACTACGTGAAGGACCTGAGCCGCCTGGGCCGCGACCTGCGCCGCATCATCATCGTGGACAACTCGCCCGCATCCTACATCTTCCACCCTGATAACGCT GTGCCGGTGGCCTCCTGGTTCGATAACATGGCGGACACGGAGCTGCTGGACCTGCTGCCCTTCTTCGAGAGGCTCAGCAAGGTGGAGGACGTGTACGCAGTGCTCAAGAAGCAGCGGACTAACAGCTAG
- the VIL1 gene encoding villin-1, producing the protein MSGWGARGGGEPSGAGVGSPTPVPHQQAQPWDAATEQRAASRVSHPTQNSVPHLCRRLCTQVPLPAAPVTMVELSTKVSRMLNKTTPGLQIWRIENMEMVPVPTKSYGNFYEGDCYILLSTRKTGSSFSYNIHYWLGKESSQDEQGAAAIYTTQIDDHLGTVAVQHREVQGHESETFRAYFKKGLIYKKGGVASGLKHVDTNTYNVQRLLHVKGKKNVVASEVEMSWKSFNQGDVFLLDLGQLIIQWNGPESNRNERLKAMTLAKDIRDRERGGRAKVGIVDGEDEGASPGLMQVLTHVLGEKRDIKAATPDDKVDQKLKSSLKLYHLSNASGNLVIQEVAIRPLTQDMLLHEDCYILDQGGLKIFVWKGKKANKEEKQQAMNRALGFIKAKNYPASTSVELENDGSESTIFRQLFQKWTVPNQTSGLGKTHTMGKVAKVEQVKFDATTLYAKPQLAAQQKMVDDGSGEVEVWRVENKELVPVEKRWLGHFYGGDCYLVLYTYFVGPKVNRIIYLWQGREASADELAASAYQAVILDQKYNNEPVQVRVTMGKEPAHLMAIFKGKMVVYAGGTSRAGSKEPTPSTRLFHVHGTNEYNTKAIEVPVRASSLNSNDVFVLKTPSCCYLWYGKGCSGDEREMGKMVADIISKTEKPVIAEGQEPPEFWLALGGKSQYANNKRLQQENPSVSPRLFECSNKTGTFMATEIVDFTQDDLEEDDVYLLDTWDQVFFWIGKGANESEKEAAAVMVQEYLWSHPSGRDLDTPIIVVKQGHEPPTFTGWFPAWDPLNWADKKSYEVLRAELGDESSLGHLTSVLTSRQEVFTSTTSLLPNKQETFPLDVLVNTSAEDLPRGVDPSRKEYYLSDQDFEAVFGMSHSAFSKLPLWKQQKLKKDKGLF; encoded by the exons ATGTCCGGCTGGGGGGCCCGCGGAGGGGGCGAGCCCTCTGGGGCTGGCGTGGGGTCCCCCACCCCTGTGCCACACCAGCAGGCTCAGCCCTGGGACGCGGCCACCGAGCAGAGAGCAGCCAGCCGGGTGTCACACCCCACCCAAAACTCCGTTCCACACCTCTGCCGGAGGCTCTGCACCCAG GTCCCCTTGCCTGCAGCACCCGTCACCATGGTGGAGCTCAGCACCAAAGTCAGCAGGATGCTCAACAAGACCACGCCGGGCCTCCAGATATGGCGAATCGAG AACATGGAGATGGTGCCAGTGCCCACCAAAAGCTACGGCAACTTCTACGAGGGGGATTGCTACATCCTGCTGTCG ACACGCAAGACTGGGAGCAGCTTCAGCTACAACATCCACTACTGGCTGGGCAAGGAGTCGAGCCAGGATGAGCAGGGGGCAGCCGCCATCTACACCACCCAGATAGATGACCACCTGGGCACGGTGGCCGTGCAGCACCGTGAGGTCCAGGGCCACGAGAGCGAGACCTTCCGCGCCTACTTCAAGAAGGGACTCAT CTATAAGAAGGGTGGGGTGGCCTCAGGCTTGAAGCACGTGGACACGAACACCTACAACGTCCAGCGCCTGCTGCACGTGAAGGGCAAGAAGAATGTGGTGGCAAGCGAG GTGGAGATGAGCTGGAAAAGCTTCAACCAGGGGGATGTGTTCCTGCTGGACCTGGGCCAGCTCATCATCCAGTGGAACGGCCCTGAGAGCAACCGAAACGAGAGGCTGAAG GCGATGACCCTGGCCAAGGACATCCGGGACCGGGAGCGTGGGGGCCGTGCCAAGGTGGGCATAGTGGACGGTGAGGACGAGGGTGCCTCGCCAGGGCTCATGCAGGTCCTCACGCACGTGCTGGGTGAGAAGAGGGACATCAAGGCAGCCACACCTGATGACAAAGTGGACCAGAAGCTCAAGTCTTCCCTCAAGCTCTACCA CCTCTCCAATGCCAGCGGGAACCTGGTGATACAGGAGGTGGCGATTCGACCCCTGACTCAAGACATGCTCCTGCATGAG GACTGCTACATCCTTGATCAAGGAGGTCTAAAGATCTTTGTGTGGAAGGGCAAGAAAGCCAAcaaggaggagaagcagcaggcgATGAACAGGGCACTG GGCTTCATCAAAGCCAAGAACTACCCAGCCAGCACCAGCGTGGAGTTGGAGAATGATGGGTCTGAGTCGACCATCTTCAGGCAGCTCTTCCAAAAATGGACTGTCCCCAACCAGACCAGCGGGTTGGGCAAGACCCACACCATGGGCAAAGTGG CCAAGGTGGAGCAGGTGAAGTTTGATGCCACCACGCTGTACGCCAAGCCCCAGCTGGCTGCCCAGCAGAAGATGGTGGATGACGGATCCGGGGAGGTGGAG GTCTGGCGTGTGGAGAACAAGGAGCTGGTGCCTGTGGAGAAGAGGTGGCTGGGCCATTTCTATGGTGGGGACTGCTATCTGGTGCTCTACACCTATTTCGTAGGGCCCAAGGTGAACCGCATCATCTACCTCTGGCAG GGCCGCGAAGCCAGCGCAGATGAGCTGGCCGCCTCTGCCTACCAAGCCGTCATCCTGGACCAGAAGTACAACAATGAGCCCGTGCAGGTCCGCGTCACCATGGGCAAGGAGCCGGCCCACCTGATGGCCATTTTCAAGGGCAAGATGGTGGTGTATGCG GGTGGCACCTCGCGGGCGGGCAGCAAGGAGCCCACACCCTCCACCCGCCTCTTCCACGTGCATGGCACCAATGAGTACAACACCAAGGCCATCGAGGTGCCCGTCCGAGCCTCCTCTCTCAACTCCAATGACGTCTTCGTGCTCAAGACCCCCAGCTGCTGCTACCTCTGGTATGGGAAG GGCTGCAGTGGAGATGAGCGTGAGATGGGCAAGATGGTGGCCGACATCATCTCCAAGACAGAGAAGCCAGTGATCGCAGAGGGACAGGAGCCACCTGAGTTCTGGCTGGCCCTGGGGGGCAAGTCCCAGTATGCCAACAACAAGAG gctgcagcaggagaacCCCTCCGTGTCCCCCCGACTCTTTGAGTGCTCCAACAAGACAGGCACCTTCATGGCCACAGAGATCGTAGACTTCACCCAGGACGACCTGGAGGAGGATGATGTTTACCTGCTGGACACCTGGGACCAG GTTTTCTTCTGGATTGGGAAAGGCGCCAATGAGTCAGAGAAGGAGGCAGCGGCAGTGATGGTGCAGGAGTACCTGTGGAGCCACCCCAGCGGGCGCGACCTCGACACCCCTATCATCGTGGTGAAGCAGGGCCATGAGCCCCCCACTTTCACTGGCTGGTTCCCGGCCTGGGACCCTCTCAACTGGGCT GACAAGAAATCCTACGAGGTGCTGAGAGCTGAGCTGGGGGATGAGAGCAGCCTCGGGCATCTCACCTCA GTGCTCACATCCAGGCAAGAGGTCTtcaccagcaccaccagcctCCTCCCCAACAAACAGGAGACCTTCCCCCTGGATGTGCTGGTAAACACCTCAGCCGAGGACCTGCCGCGGGGTGTGGATCCCAGCAGGAAGGAG TACTACCTCTCCGACCAGGACTTCGAGGCTGTTTTTGGCATGAGCCACTCCGCCTTCAGCAAGCTGCCCTTGTGGAAACAACAAAAGCTCAAGAAGGACAAAGGACTCTTCTAG